A genomic region of Miscanthus floridulus cultivar M001 chromosome 3, ASM1932011v1, whole genome shotgun sequence contains the following coding sequences:
- the LOC136544514 gene encoding fruit bromelain-like, whose protein sequence is MLPMMWWFKFEIQFVCVVLKFDKFIVVEIYAFEIELNHAWRATHNRTYATAAEHQRRFEVYRRNVEYNEATNRRGGLSYQLGENQFTDLTSDEFLAAYTMPPGQVLAARDEAVTRPLDAATRRNNSYSDDAFGQVPYSVDWRAWGAVTPIKHQMTCGSCWAFAAVASIESLYKLRTGRLVSLSEQELVDCASPLNYGCGSGDPATTMWWVARNGGLATAWEYPYESKQGQCRRGRIRGGAAVPPNSEAALERAVAQQPVVVSINAVTFQHYKGGVLSGPCDAGINHAVTVVGYGADAGDHKYWIVKNSWGDAWGENGYVRMERRVGVREGLCGITSRPSYPVM, encoded by the exons ATGCTCCCCATGATGTGGTGGTTTAaatttgagatacaatttgtatGTGTCGTGCTTAAATTTGATAAATTTATTGTGGTTGAAATCTATGCATTTGAAATTGAATT GAACCACGCTTGGCGCGCCACGCACAACCGGACCTACGCGACCGCCGCGGAGCACCAGCGCCGGTTCGAGGTGTACCGCCGGAACGTGGAGTACAACGAGGCCACGAACCGGCGCGGCGGGCTCTCGTACCAGCTCGGTGAGAACCAGTTCACCGACCTCACGAGCGACGAGTTCCTGGCCGCGTACACCATGCCGCCCGGGCAGGTGCTCGCGGCCCGCGACGAGGCCGTGACGCGGCCGCTCGACGCCGCCACGCGTCGCAACAACAGCTACTCGGACGACGCCTTCGGCCAGGTTCCCTACAGCGTCGACTGGAGGGCCTGGGGTGCTGTGACTCCCATCAAGCACCAAATGACCTGTG GCTCTTGCTGGGCGTTCGCCGCGGTGGCGTCGATCGAGAGCCTGTACAAGCTGCGGACGGGCCGTCTCGTCTCCCTGTCAGAGCAGGAGCTCGTGGACTGCGCCTCCCCGCTCAACTACGGATGCGGCAGCGGCGATCCCGCGACGACCATGTGGTGGGTCGCCCGCAACGGCGGCCTCGCCACCGCGTGGGAGTACCCCTACGAGAGCAAGCAGGGGCAGTGCAGGCGCGGCAGGatccgcggcggcgcggctgtTCCGCCCAACAGCGAGGCCGCGCTGGAGCGCGCCGTGGCGCAGCAGCCGGTCGTCGTGTCCATCAACGCCGTCACCTTCCAGCACTACAAGGGCGGGGTGCTGTCGGGCCCCTGCGACGCCGGAATCAACCACGCCGTCACAGTGGTCGGGTACGGCGCCGACGCCGGCGACCACAAGTACTGGATCGTCAAGAACTCGTGGGGCGACGCGTGGGGCGAGAATGGGTACGTGCGCATGGAGAGGCGCGTCGGGGTCAGGGAAGGCTTGTGCGGAATCACCAGCAGGCCGTCCTACCCGGTGATGTGA